The following are from one region of the Melitaea cinxia chromosome 7, ilMelCinx1.1, whole genome shotgun sequence genome:
- the LOC123655096 gene encoding uncharacterized protein LOC123655096, whose protein sequence is MDNKSKSTFVSFNCKGFKRSVEFVRDLCVYADVIALQETWLLGHDLPLLGSVSDNFEYTSKTAVDTTVGILRGRPYGGVALLWRKGIFDTVSVINCSSVRLTAIRGTIGGKSIIVFSVYMPTDAPDNSVEFVNCLGEIDAIVENNDVEAVYMLGDYNAHPGQPFWLELREYCSDKKWVCADTEKLGIMSNTITFISDIDGSMRWLDHCIVTQTAWKTISNVRVDSDVHWSDHFPLIIEIILDKVVSKLNTENYKCNKILWQSRSEAQTGRYHDICHEQLRHIDFPVSLTSCAGGMCHDVTHRRTLDDLYSRVVNILSGAAELTYKDQNFNKKRVTGWNKHVRTAYEDARLKFRTWLLHNKPGYGGVWDDMRESRKVFKSRLRWCQQHEDQVKMDIIASRRSSHDFAKFWRETNKLNVKIGRPTSIGGCSEPRGIANLLKNHFKVTSPLGPPSRVIDAETVTSIPMSFSAKQVEAVIKKMNRGRSPGHDGLSIEHLKHAGNHLYSVLAMFFSLCITHSYLPADMMKTVVVPLVKNKTGDISDKNNYRPISLATVLAKVLDSLIDQNLDRYLNIHDAQFGFVPNLSTESAILCLKQTAQYYTSRKTPVYACFLDLSKAFDLVAYDILWRKLREAGIQSELISLLKFWYLNQENYVKWGETLSDTYRLDCGVRQGGITSPKLFNLYVNELIVGLSSRRVGCWIDGICLNNLSYADDMVLLGPSAGSIRTLLKICEEYAVKHGLTYNVNKSEYMVFVVRGAVIDYESVLKLNDVQLRRVKLFKYLGHYISEDLRDHADIERERRALAARCNMLAHSKKSLDALRVQYNNGFRILLGLRRFCSASAMFTEANTDSFFAILRKRTASLLNRMRLSSNKILKMFSAKLAEPMLQHFVGVVVRQERLSK, encoded by the exons ATGGATAATAAAAGTAAGAGTACATTTGTTTCGTTTAATTGTAAAGGGTTTAAAAGATCTGTAGAGTTTGTTAGGGACCTATGTGTTTACGCTGATGTAATAGCCTTACAGGAGACCTGGCTCCTCGGTCATGACCTACCATTGCTGGGCTCGGTAAGTGATAACTTTGAATATACGTCCAAAACGGCTGTTGATACTACCGTGGGTATTCTCAGAGGGAGGCCATACGGTGGGGTTGCTTTGTTATGGCGAAAAGGTATATTTGACACAGTTTCTGTTATAAATTGCAGTAGTGTCAGGCTAACTGCAATCAGAGGAACGATAGGCGGGAAATCGATTATTGTGTTTTCGGTATACATGCCCACGGATGCTCCTGATAATAGTGTCGAGTTTGTAAACTGTTTAGGCGAAATCGATGCTATTGTAGAAAATAATGATGTGGAAGCTGTATACATGTTAGGTGATTATAACGCGCACCCTGGCCAACCATTTTGGTTGGAGTTACGGGAATATTGTTCAGATAAAAAATGGGTATGTGCTGATACGGAAAAATTAGGAATCATGTCAAACACTATTACATTTATTAGCGACATTGATGGTAGCATGAGATGGTTAGACCATTGTATTGTAACGCAAACAGCGTGGAAAACTATTTCAAATGTGAGAGTTGATAGTGATGTACACTGGTCTGACCATTTCCCGCTAATAATAGAGATAATTTTAGACAAagtagtttcaaaattaaacactgaaaactataaatgcaataaaatccTGTGGCAATCTAGGTCTGAGGCGCAGACTGGGCGATATCATGACATATGCCATGAGCAGCTAAGGCATATCGATTTTCCGGTCTCATTAACTTCGTGTGCGGGTGGGATGTGTCATGATGTCACTCATAGGCGCACACTAGATGATTTGTATAGCCGGGTAGTCAATATTCTTAGCGGTGCTGCTGAATTAACGTACAAGGACCagaattttaataagaaacGGGTTACTGGGTGGAATAAACATGTGCGTACAGCATATGAAGATGCGCGTCTTAAATTTCGAACTTGGTTGCTCCATAACAAACCAGGGTATGGCGGAGTTTGGGACGACATGCGTGAGAGTCGTAAGGTTTTTAAAAGTAGACTAAGATGGTGCCAACAACATGAAGATCAAGTTAAAATGGACATAATCGCTTCACGCAGGTCGTCACATGACTTTGCTAAATTCTGGAGAGAAACGAACaagttaaatgtaaaaataggtCGCCCCACGAGCATAGGGGGCTGTAGTGAGCCAAGGGGGATTGCCAACTTgcttaaaaatcattttaaagtgACTTCGCCTCTGGGACCTCCGTCACGGGTGATCGATGCTGAGACCGTTACGAGTATACCTATGAGTTTTTCTGCTAAGCAGGTAGAAGCTGTTATTAAGAAAATGAACAGAGGTAGGTCTCCGGGTCATGACGGGCTCAGCATCGAGCATCTTAAGCATGCGGGGAACCATCTTTATAGTGTGCTAGCAATGTTCTTTTCATTATGTATAACACATTCTTACTTACCAGCTGATATGATGAAAACAGTGGTGGTCCCCTTAGTTAAGAATAAGACCGGAGATAtttctgataaaaataattacaggcCAATATCTCTAGCTACAGTACTTGCTAAGGTGTTGGACAGTCTGATAGACCAAAATTTGGatcgatatttaaatatacacgaCGCGCAGTTTGGGTTTGTGCCCAATCTTTCAACGGAAAGTGCCATTTTGTGTTTAAAGCAGACTGCCCAATACTACACAAGCAGAAAGACACCGGTGTATGCCTGTTTTTTAGACCTTTCGAAAGCCTTCGATCTAGTAGCGTACGACATATTATGGAGGAAACTCCGCGAGGCAGGTATACAATCCGAACTGATTTCGTTGCtaaaattttggtatttaaaccAAGAAAACTATGTGAAGTGGGGCGAAACTTTATCAGATACTTATCGGTTGGATTGCGGGGTGAGGCAGGGGGGTATAACCTCACCTAAGCTTttcaatttgtatgtaaatgagCTAATTGTGGGACTCAGCAGCAGACGTGTCGGATGCTGGATTGATGGAATTTGCCTAAATAATCTTAGTTACGCAGATGACATGGTGCTGCTGGGTCCGTCGGCTGGCTCTATTAGGacgctattaaaaatttgtGAAGAATACGCGGTAAAACATGGCCTGACGTACAATGTTAATAAAAGTGAGTACATGGTTTTTGTGGTCCGCGGAGCGGTAATTGACTACGAGTCAGTGTTAAAACTAAACGATGTTCAACTAAGACgggtaaaactttttaaatatctagGTCATTACATTTCCGAGGATCTCAGGGACCATGCTGACATAGAACGTGAACGAAGGGCACTTGCCGCCAGATGTAATATGCTGGCCCACAG TAAAAAATCGCTGGACGCACTTAGAGTGCAATATAACAATGGTTTTAGGATTTTGTTGGGACTGAGACGCTTCTGTAGTGCGTCTGCAATGTTTACTGAAGCGAATACTGACTCCTTTTTCGCAATCTTGAGGAAACGGACCGCCTCTCTATTAAACAGAATGCGGCTCAGTTCTAACAAAATTCTGAAAATGTTCAGTGCTAAGCTTGCTGAGCCTATGCTTCAGCACTTTGTTGGCGTAGTGGTGAGGCAAGAAAGGTTAAGCAAGTGA